The Rhopalosiphum maidis isolate BTI-1 chromosome 1, ASM367621v3, whole genome shotgun sequence genome has a segment encoding these proteins:
- the LOC113550504 gene encoding heterochromatin protein 1-like — protein MNPSPNKVTENKTDFNSNHKEQEKKNQGYVVEKILGKRIKYDKVEYFLKWKDHSDTENSWEPIENLDCEDLIENYEKSCLSDAGPPRGLSVLDDLMECCDSFDESDYNKTN, from the coding sequence cCCAAACAAAGtcactgaaaataaaacagattTTAATTCTAATCACAAAGAACAAGAAAAGAAAAACCAGGGCTATGTTGTGGAAAAGATTTTAGGCAagcgtataaaatatgacaagGTGGAATACTTTCTCAAATGGAAAGATCACAGTGATACGGAAAATTCTTGGGAACCTATTGAAAATCTTGATTGTGAAGATTTGATtgaaaactatgaaaaaagTTGTCTATCAGATGCTGGTCCACCTAGAGGATTATCTGTTCTAGATGATTTAATGGAGTGCTGCGATAGTTTTGATGAgtctgattataataaaactaattaa